The Lysinibacillus timonensis nucleotide sequence TCTTCGGGGTTCCGGATTCTTGTATGTTAAAAAAATGAACATAGGTTATGTGCAACTGCATAATATTTTTCATGGTTCTGTCTATATTCATCTAAAACACCTATCCATTAAAATAAGTACAATAAAAATATGTACCTTTTATGTTGGTACGAATGTAATAACAATGGAAATGACTTGAGGCTTTTGTGAATGGATAAACATTCCGTATTGAGAGGATGAAGATGATGACATTAAATTCAACCTTGATAAATCATTGTGTAGTAAAAGAAAGAGACCTCTATGCAGAAAGCTATTGGGTGAATGACCTGGTTCAAAATCATATGGATGATGAATTCCATCTACGAGCGCAACTAGGTTACCAAGAGTATAAAACGTTGAATAATTTAACTTCCCAAGTGTGTATTATTGAAATGGAAGAAAACGATCAAGAACATTCGCCTGAAAATACGTGTGAAGAAATAGATATCCATTTTGCAAGTATTATTAGATCTGTCTTCCATCAACATTCATTTCGGACTTATTTTGCCATTCAAAATAACCGCTTAGTTATACTTGCCTTCGATTTATTCCTATCTAAAACGAGAAAAGAACAACTTCTGAAAAAAGAAAAACTACAATTAATATCTAAACAAATAGATGCTGTTTTTAACCGAGAAAAGAGAAAAAGTGTCCAAGTATTTATGGGAGTCAGTTCTTCTAATATAGGCTTTAAATGCATCCATTCCAGTCATGCTGAAGCTTCTAAAGCAATATTTTTAAAATCCTTTTTCCGATCGTCTGTTATCTTTTTTGACGATTTAGGTGCTTTTCAAATCTTACTAAACTTACATGAGAAGGATCAGTTGGAGGGTTATGTGTTCAGGCATCTTGGGCCATTATTGGATGAGGATCGAAAGAAAAATAGTGATCTATTAAAAACGTTAAAGATTTACCTTGAAAGGAATGGCTCAAAACAATCTGTCGCTGACGAGTTACATATTGTAAGACAATCCCTATACTATCGTCTCAATAAAATAAAAGAATTACTTGGTGAGGACTATATGTGTACACAAAATAGACTAGCCCTACAATTAGCTATACAAGCTTATGAGCTGCTTAAAGTTAAATCGAGATGAAAGTGCATAGACTTCAGGACACGAATAAAGCCGCTAGAAGGTTAAAATAAAACCTTTTGGCGGCAGTTATTATGTGAAATGGGCGAGTGTAAATGCTTACCTTATTAGAAAACCTTTGAGCCTTTCGAAAGGGAACGATAAAATTCCTTCAATGTAGCAGGGGTCATCTCAACTGGATTGTTCTGCATGTTAGGCGCAAAACTGTTTATAACCAAATCATCAAGCAACTCTTCAGTAGTAACACCAGCAGCTTCTAATGTCATGCATAAGCCCATTTCTATTTTCATTTCGTCGATATAATTGGCTAAAGCATCCGCATCTTCAAAACCACATCGTTTATTAAACTGTTGAAGACGAGTGCTTACATAAGTATCCTCACTCTGACTATTTAGTCGCCAAAATGCAGCGAGCGTAAAGGCGCATGCTTCACCGTGAGTGATGCCGAAATCTTGCGTTAACGGGTAAGAACAAGCATGAGCAGCGGCTGTTTGTGTCAGGTTAAATGCAAGTCCTGCAGTCACTGAGGCTAAGCTCATATTTACACGAGCTTCAACATTTTCAGGGTCTTTATAAGCTACTAGTAGGTTTTTAAATACGAGTTTTGCTGCTTTTTCTGCTGCCATATCCGTATATGGCTGATGTTTCTTTCCGTAAAAGGCTTCTAATGAATGTGCTAATACATCAATTCCGCTTGCTGCTGTTACATGAGGAGGGCAGCTGAATGTCAACGCTGGATCGATTAGTGCATACTTTGCATATAAATATTTGCTACTAAGAGGTGCCTTAACGCCTTTATCTGTATCAGTTAATACAGATACTGCAGTGATTTCACTAGCAGTACCAGAAGTTGTCGGGATAGCAATTAATGGTATACCTGGGTGATCAACTGGTTTATCTTTATAAAAATAGGCGCTAGTTGAATGCTCTGTTTTTGCAACAAAGCAAGCTACTTTCGCACAATCTAAAACACTTCCGCCACCAATTGCAACAGCAAAATCATATTGATTACTGCGGAGAATCTTTGCGCAATCGTCCGTATTTTTTAACGTTGGGTTTGGTTGTATATCAGAAAAAATCTCTTTCAATTTACCATTTGAGGCTTCCGCAATTTGCGCGGCTATCCCGTTTTTCACCATAGATGGTGTACTAATTAATAATCCTTTTTCGAAGCCAAACTGCTCAACAATCTCAGGTAGTTTTTCTAATTTCCCTATACCAAAATCAATTGGTACAGGCTGTTCGTAATAGAATTCTTCCACCATATGACCTCCTACACAGATAATGTTTCTTCTTTGAATAACACTTCTTTTTCAAATTGTGTTAATGTTCGCTCGAAAATATCCATTGCTTCATTCATTTGTTCCTCTGTAATGATTAGTGGGGGAGCAATGATCACGGTTGATTCATGAGAATACGTATAAAAACCGTTCGAACTTAACGCAGATATGAATTTATTCATCAGTCTAACTGGATCTTTGCCGTAATCAAGTCCATATTGGATAATCGGTTCTTTTGTTTCTTTACTTTTCACAAGTTCCACTCCAGCAAAAAGCCCAATTGCACGAACTTCACCAACGGAAGGGAATATTAGCAATTTCTCTAGTCGTTTCTTTAAAACAGACCCCATCTTTTCGGCATTTTTAAAAATTTGTTCTTCCTCGTAAAGTTCTAAATTAGCAACCCCGATTTGCGTACACATCGTGTGTCCACTATATGTGAGACCAGTCATTAAAACATTTTCATCAAAAAAGCGTGCAATTTCTTTACTTACAATAACGCCCCCAAGTGGAGCATAACCAGAAGTAACCCCTTTGGCAAAGGTGATGATATCTGGTTTGAAATCGTAATGATCGACAGCGAATGCTTTACCTGTACGACCAAAGCCTGTCATAACTTCATCGCAAATCATTAAAATGCCGAACTCATCACAAAGTGCACGCACCCCCTCTAGATAACCCTTAGGTGGAATTAACACGCCATTACTTCCTGGGATCGGCTCAATGAAGATGGCCGCAATCGAATCGGAACCTTCATATAAAATTTGATTTCTTAGTTTTCCTAAGTAGTAGGCTGTTGCAGCTTCTTCGGAATCAAAATCAATTACTTCGCGGTATAAATAAGGCACTTCAAATTTAACAAACCCAGGTAAACCAGGTTCAGCAGCAAAACGACGACTTTCGCCAGTTAAATTACCAGCACCAAACGTAGCCCCATGATATGAACGATAGCGAGATAAAATCTTGTAGCGCCCAGAAAACATCCGTGCCATTTTTATTGCATGATCATTGGCTTCAGCGCCACCTGATGTATAAAAGATCTTGGCCATATTAGAAGGAGCTAGCTCTATAATTTTTTGAGACAGATCCGATTTAGGCTTTGTGGCAAAAGAGGGTCCAGCAAGGGGGTATGCCCCGATATCTTGGAAAGCTTTTAGCAATTTAGGATGCTGATGGCCGACATTGAGATAGACAAGTTGAGAACTCATATCCAAATAACGGTTGCCTGCTTCATCCCAGAAATAAATACCCTCTGCTTTCGCGAGCACCTTCGGATTGAAACGTCCTTGTTTTGCCCATGAATGTAAAACATACTGCTTATCCAACTCTTTAATCGATAAATAGTCACTCATCATGATCTCTCCTTTTCACCATCTACTTTTTATGAGGCCATCATAACAACAGATAACACTTGAAAACAATGAAGATTCATACAAATAAAGTTATGCAAATGCACAATTGTCACGACTGAATAGTAGGCCTTCAATCGACTGAAGAGGGGTAGATAATCGTTTTAGCTTTTCTTTTGGTTCATAATATCTTCAATCA carries:
- a CDS encoding CdaR family transcriptional regulator, whose protein sequence is MMTLNSTLINHCVVKERDLYAESYWVNDLVQNHMDDEFHLRAQLGYQEYKTLNNLTSQVCIIEMEENDQEHSPENTCEEIDIHFASIIRSVFHQHSFRTYFAIQNNRLVILAFDLFLSKTRKEQLLKKEKLQLISKQIDAVFNREKRKSVQVFMGVSSSNIGFKCIHSSHAEASKAIFLKSFFRSSVIFFDDLGAFQILLNLHEKDQLEGYVFRHLGPLLDEDRKKNSDLLKTLKIYLERNGSKQSVADELHIVRQSLYYRLNKIKELLGEDYMCTQNRLALQLAIQAYELLKVKSR
- a CDS encoding aminotransferase class III-fold pyridoxal phosphate-dependent enzyme, whose translation is MSDYLSIKELDKQYVLHSWAKQGRFNPKVLAKAEGIYFWDEAGNRYLDMSSQLVYLNVGHQHPKLLKAFQDIGAYPLAGPSFATKPKSDLSQKIIELAPSNMAKIFYTSGGAEANDHAIKMARMFSGRYKILSRYRSYHGATFGAGNLTGESRRFAAEPGLPGFVKFEVPYLYREVIDFDSEEAATAYYLGKLRNQILYEGSDSIAAIFIEPIPGSNGVLIPPKGYLEGVRALCDEFGILMICDEVMTGFGRTGKAFAVDHYDFKPDIITFAKGVTSGYAPLGGVIVSKEIARFFDENVLMTGLTYSGHTMCTQIGVANLELYEEEQIFKNAEKMGSVLKKRLEKLLIFPSVGEVRAIGLFAGVELVKSKETKEPIIQYGLDYGKDPVRLMNKFISALSSNGFYTYSHESTVIIAPPLIITEEQMNEAMDIFERTLTQFEKEVLFKEETLSV
- a CDS encoding iron-containing alcohol dehydrogenase family protein, which produces MEEFYYEQPVPIDFGIGKLEKLPEIVEQFGFEKGLLISTPSMVKNGIAAQIAEASNGKLKEIFSDIQPNPTLKNTDDCAKILRSNQYDFAVAIGGGSVLDCAKVACFVAKTEHSTSAYFYKDKPVDHPGIPLIAIPTTSGTASEITAVSVLTDTDKGVKAPLSSKYLYAKYALIDPALTFSCPPHVTAASGIDVLAHSLEAFYGKKHQPYTDMAAEKAAKLVFKNLLVAYKDPENVEARVNMSLASVTAGLAFNLTQTAAAHACSYPLTQDFGITHGEACAFTLAAFWRLNSQSEDTYVSTRLQQFNKRCGFEDADALANYIDEMKIEMGLCMTLEAAGVTTEELLDDLVINSFAPNMQNNPVEMTPATLKEFYRSLSKGSKVF